From a single Drosophila sulfurigaster albostrigata strain 15112-1811.04 chromosome 3, ASM2355843v2, whole genome shotgun sequence genomic region:
- the LOC133840412 gene encoding larval cuticle protein 4-like: MFKLLLVCAALCIVAADVDVKSRSEDVRADGFNANLELDNGAARQESGDVHGNIQGSFEWISPEGEHVRLEYVADENGYQPKGSVLPTPPPIPEAIVRALKWIENNPHEE, encoded by the exons atgttcaAGCTT CTATTAGTCTGCGCAGCTCTCTGCATCGTCGCTGCTGATGTCGATGTTAAAAGTCGTTCTGAAGATGTACGAGCAGATGGTTTCAATGCTAATCTGGAATTAGATAACGGAGCTGCTCGCCAAGAGAGCGGTGATGTGCATGGCAACATCCAGGGCAGCTTCGAATGGATCTCCCCCGAAGGCGAACACGTCAGGTTGGAATATGTTGCCGATGAGAACGGTTACCAACCCAAGGGTTCCGTGCTGCCCACTCCTCCCCCAATCCCAGAAGCCATCGTCAGGGCTCTTAAGTGGATCGAAAACAACCCCCACGAGGAGTAA
- the LOC133840403 gene encoding larval cuticle protein 1-like — protein sequence MFKILMICAIVGLAAAFPVEEDEVIARSEDVRADGFVANLETKNGVNEQRSGDEHGNIKGSFSYTSPEGEHVLITYVANENGYQPSGAVLPTPPPIPVEIQKALEWIALHPYVEKEETEEEKEE from the exons atgttcaaaatC TTGATGATCTGCGCTATTGTCGGCCTGGCCGCAGCCTTCCCAGTAGAGGAAGATGAAGTTATCGCTCGCAGTGAGGATGTGCGCGCAGATGGCTTTGTGGCCAATCTGGAGACCAAGAATGGTGTCAATGAGCAGCGATCGGGTGATGAGCACGGAAACATCAAGGGCAGCTTCAGCTATACCTCCCCTGAAGGCGAGCATGTCCTGATCACCTATGTGGCTAATGAGAACGGTTACCAACCATCTGGTGCTGTTCTGCCAACCCCCCCACCAATTCCAGTGGAGATCCAGAAGGCCCTTGAGTGGATCGCTCTGCACCCTTATGTTGAGAAGGAGGAGACCgaggaagagaaagaggaatAA
- the LOC133840400 gene encoding larval cuticle protein 1-like encodes MFKILMICAIVGLAAAFPVEEDEVIARSEDVRADGFVANLETKNGVTEQRSGDEHGNIKGSFSYTSPEGEHVLITYVANEIGYQPSGAVLPTPPPIPVEIQKALEWIALHPYVEKEETETEEEKEE; translated from the exons atgttcaaaatC TTGATGATCTGCGCTATTGTTGGCCTGGCCGCAGCCTTCCCAGTAGAGGAAGATGAAGTTATCGCTCGCAGTGAGGATGTGCGGGCAGATGGCTTTGTGGCCAATCTGGAGACCAAGAATGGCGTCACTGAGCAGCGATCGGGTGATGAGCATGGAAACATCAAGGGCAGCTTCAGCTATACCTCCCCTGAAGGCGAGCATGTCCTGATCACCTATGTGGCTAATGAGATCGGTTACCAACCATCTGGTGCTGTTCTGCCAACCCCCCCACCAATTCCAGTGGAGATCCAGAAGGCCCTTGAGTGGATCGCTCTGCACCCTTATGTTGAGAAGGAGGAGACCGAGACCgaggaagagaaagaggaatAA